One window from the genome of Candidatus Didemnitutus sp. encodes:
- a CDS encoding alpha/beta fold hydrolase, translating into MSSVELFSVDLGGAGHPPMLVLHGLLGSSRNWQTTGRDLAAHFHVIALDARNHGRSPHADAMSYELMMEDVLAWMDAHALPAATIVGHSMGGKIAMLLACRHAARVQRLVVVDVAPRDYSWQGHRAEFMAMNELNLANLQSRQEAEMRFEARVPDLGMRKFLTTNLVRTDAGEWAWAINLPVLTRELPQLEKDALTSADRYEGPTQFILGGRSRYVQESDHEAIRGHFPRVQLTTIPESGHNPHMDARAAFVRAVLEE; encoded by the coding sequence ATGTCGTCCGTTGAACTGTTTTCCGTGGATTTGGGCGGTGCCGGCCACCCGCCGATGCTCGTGCTGCACGGGCTGCTCGGCTCATCGCGCAATTGGCAGACGACGGGGCGCGATCTCGCGGCGCACTTCCATGTGATCGCGCTCGATGCGCGCAACCATGGGCGGTCGCCGCACGCCGATGCGATGAGCTACGAACTGATGATGGAGGACGTGCTTGCTTGGATGGACGCGCACGCGCTGCCGGCTGCGACGATCGTCGGCCACAGCATGGGCGGGAAGATCGCGATGTTGCTCGCCTGCCGCCACGCCGCGCGCGTGCAGCGACTCGTGGTGGTCGACGTGGCGCCGCGCGACTACAGCTGGCAAGGCCATCGCGCGGAGTTCATGGCCATGAACGAGCTGAACCTCGCGAATCTCCAGTCGCGACAGGAGGCGGAGATGCGTTTTGAGGCGCGAGTGCCCGACCTCGGCATGCGGAAATTTCTCACGACAAATCTCGTGCGCACGGACGCGGGCGAATGGGCTTGGGCGATCAATCTGCCGGTGCTGACGCGCGAATTGCCGCAACTAGAGAAGGACGCACTGACGTCCGCAGACCGTTACGAGGGACCGACGCAGTTCATCCTCGGCGGCCGATCGCGCTACGTGCAGGAGAGCGACCACGAGGCGATTCGCGGGCACTTTCCGCGGGTGCAGCTGACGACAATTCCGGAGTCCGGCCACAATCCGCACATGGACGCGCGCGCGGCGTTCGTGCGCGCGGTGCTGGAGGAGTAG
- a CDS encoding MATE family efflux transporter: MNSTNTKAAPTLLQIAWPIFIEQSLRILIGVVDTFMVSHVSDGAVAALGVANQFVVLSLICFNFIGIGASVVITHHVGAGDAKGAEKIVTTAIAVNTWIGLVISTVAFTCATPLLRLMQLPDELMVHARPFLTLMGGTLFMESMNVSLGASLRAHGHTRDAMVVTTLQNIINIAGSCVLLFGLFGAPKMGVTGVALASVFSRVVASIILWILLDRRLHLMLRARDFVDFSFDRIKRILHIGLPAAGEHMSYWVSLMVITSFVARMGAESLAMMTYTRQVQLLVILFSIALGLGTELLIGRLVGAGDFEGAYREVMRSVRIGLVIATTGIVLVAIFAKQLLGQFSHDPVVIAGGAFLLLISVPYEPGRVLNIVIINALRATGDARFPISIAVFSQWCFSVPLCWLFGLKFGWGLVGVWVAMAVEEWARGLMMLRRWTKRSWLPHAQRSRDAVARGGRLPMVSET; encoded by the coding sequence ATGAACTCAACCAACACCAAGGCCGCGCCGACTCTGCTGCAGATCGCGTGGCCGATCTTCATCGAACAGTCGTTGCGCATTCTGATCGGCGTCGTGGACACCTTCATGGTGAGCCATGTGTCCGACGGCGCGGTCGCCGCGCTGGGCGTGGCCAACCAGTTTGTCGTCCTCTCGTTGATCTGTTTCAACTTCATCGGTATCGGCGCGAGCGTCGTCATCACGCACCACGTCGGCGCGGGCGACGCGAAAGGCGCGGAGAAAATCGTCACGACCGCCATTGCGGTGAACACCTGGATCGGACTGGTGATCAGCACCGTGGCGTTCACCTGCGCGACGCCCCTGCTGCGGCTCATGCAGTTGCCCGACGAACTCATGGTGCACGCCCGGCCGTTCCTCACGCTGATGGGCGGCACGTTGTTCATGGAATCGATGAACGTCTCCCTTGGCGCGTCGCTCCGCGCGCACGGCCACACGCGCGACGCCATGGTCGTCACCACGCTGCAGAACATCATCAACATCGCTGGCAGCTGCGTGCTGCTCTTCGGTCTTTTCGGCGCGCCGAAGATGGGCGTGACGGGTGTGGCGCTCGCGAGCGTGTTCAGCCGCGTCGTGGCCAGCATCATTCTCTGGATCCTGCTCGACCGCCGCTTGCATCTCATGCTGCGCGCGCGGGATTTCGTGGATTTCAGCTTCGATCGCATCAAGCGCATCCTCCACATCGGTCTCCCCGCCGCGGGCGAGCACATGAGCTACTGGGTGTCGCTAATGGTTATCACCAGCTTCGTCGCACGCATGGGCGCGGAGAGCCTCGCGATGATGACCTACACGCGACAGGTGCAGTTGCTCGTGATTCTCTTCTCCATCGCGCTCGGTCTCGGCACCGAGCTGCTGATCGGCCGCCTCGTCGGCGCCGGCGATTTCGAAGGCGCCTATCGCGAGGTGATGCGGAGCGTGCGCATCGGCCTCGTCATTGCGACGACCGGAATCGTGCTCGTGGCAATCTTCGCTAAGCAACTGCTCGGGCAATTCTCGCACGATCCCGTCGTCATCGCCGGCGGCGCGTTTCTCCTCTTGATCTCCGTGCCCTACGAGCCGGGCCGCGTCCTGAACATCGTCATCATCAATGCGCTTCGCGCGACCGGCGACGCCCGCTTTCCGATCTCGATCGCGGTCTTCTCGCAATGGTGCTTCAGCGTGCCGCTGTGCTGGCTTTTCGGTCTGAAATTCGGCTGGGGACTCGTCGGCGTCTGGGTCGCCATGGCCGTCGAGGAGTGGGCGCGCGGCCTCATGATGCTGCGCCGCTGGACGAAGCGATCCTGGCTCCCGCACGCACAGCGCAGCCGCGACGCCGTCGCGCGCGGCGGACGGCTGCCGATGGTATCTGAAACGTAA
- a CDS encoding transposase translates to MDFKSSQWPRRHRPAHHVRLENNDRSCIVFLTVCTRNRQPLLANVRMHECMREAWRTADRWLVGRYVVMPDHVHLFCSPGTIPPSSLRVWVSFWKATSAKASGLGRDLWQQNFWDTQLRRHESYGAKWEYVQQNPVRAGLVDSSDAWPFHGEMNELSWHDAR, encoded by the coding sequence ATGGATTTCAAATCTTCGCAGTGGCCAAGACGCCATCGCCCAGCGCACCACGTGCGATTGGAGAACAACGATCGTTCCTGTATCGTGTTCCTCACAGTTTGCACACGTAACCGTCAGCCCTTGTTGGCCAATGTGAGAATGCATGAATGTATGCGCGAAGCCTGGCGCACGGCTGATCGCTGGTTGGTTGGCCGCTATGTCGTGATGCCGGATCACGTTCATCTGTTTTGCTCACCCGGAACGATTCCTCCTTCCTCATTGCGCGTGTGGGTTAGCTTCTGGAAGGCAACGAGCGCTAAAGCCTCGGGGCTTGGCCGTGATCTTTGGCAGCAGAATTTCTGGGACACGCAGCTACGTCGTCACGAGAGCTACGGAGCCAAGTGGGAGTATGTTCAGCAGAATCCGGTTAGGGCGGGTTTGGTGGATTCATCAGATGCATGGCCATTCCACGGCGAGATGAACGAACTGAGCTGGCATGACGCGAGGTAG
- a CDS encoding DNA polymerase III subunit gamma/tau — protein MSSVTPAPWPDTLAGTPAVSVIERAIERRRLANSLLLHGENLGTLATVAHGIADRLLNDPRSPSQYFAPKQHPDFFALRPAGKMRQIGADATRDLINRIQVSPQVSHRKVAVVYEADRMNVAAANIFLKTLEEPPASTTILLLTTRPYSLLATIRSRCLLFRFTDSGAEALAGCETDLIASWQQTRADYAAWLGKLADGAADKRAVADQVISVYGLITRFNAVLSAATEQAWKQQKEKLPDDLDDDEVDAIQTGITNGIRLKLFAELEHATRDFAQARLAAGDETARRSTVAAIAQLEHDVGLLRLNLNEAAALENFLLSSLRIWSRR, from the coding sequence CTGTCCTCCGTCACTCCAGCTCCCTGGCCCGACACGCTCGCCGGCACACCTGCCGTCTCCGTGATCGAGCGCGCGATCGAACGCCGCCGCCTCGCCAACAGTCTCCTGCTCCACGGCGAAAACCTCGGCACGCTCGCCACCGTCGCGCACGGCATCGCCGACCGCCTGCTCAACGACCCGCGCTCGCCCAGCCAGTATTTCGCGCCGAAGCAGCACCCGGACTTCTTCGCCCTGCGCCCCGCCGGCAAGATGCGCCAGATCGGCGCCGACGCCACGCGCGACCTCATCAACCGCATCCAAGTCTCGCCGCAGGTCTCGCACCGCAAGGTCGCCGTCGTCTACGAGGCCGATCGCATGAACGTCGCCGCAGCGAACATTTTTCTCAAAACCCTCGAAGAGCCGCCCGCGAGCACCACGATCCTGCTGCTCACGACGCGCCCTTACTCGCTTCTCGCCACGATCCGCAGCCGCTGCCTGCTCTTCCGCTTCACCGACAGCGGTGCCGAGGCTCTCGCCGGCTGCGAGACCGACTTGATCGCGTCCTGGCAGCAAACGCGCGCCGACTACGCCGCGTGGCTCGGCAAGCTCGCCGACGGCGCTGCCGACAAGCGCGCCGTGGCCGACCAGGTGATCTCCGTCTACGGCCTCATCACGCGCTTCAATGCCGTGCTCTCCGCCGCCACCGAACAGGCGTGGAAGCAGCAAAAGGAAAAGCTCCCTGACGACCTCGACGACGACGAGGTCGACGCGATCCAGACCGGCATCACGAACGGCATCCGCCTGAAACTCTTCGCCGAACTCGAGCACGCCACCCGCGACTTTGCGCAAGCCCGCCTCGCCGCCGGCGACGAAACCGCGCGCCGCTCCACCGTCGCCGCCATCGCCCAGCTCGAACACGACGTCGGTCTCCTGCGCCTGAACTTGAACGAAGCCGCCGCGCTGGAAAATTTCCTCCTCAGCTCGCTGCGGATCTGGAGCCGGAGGTGA
- a CDS encoding dTMP kinase, whose amino-acid sequence MPNKSKPAGKLISFEGSEGSGKSTQIMRLAEHLQKLGREVIATREPGGTEIGEQIRNILIHNHRGDEMCAETELLLFTAARAQLVREVIAPALLRGAVVLSDRYLDSSTVYQGVARNLAPDPVNQINRFAVGNVMPHLTIVLDVPTEVSLQRVRQRASDLPDRMERENIEFYNKVREGYLLLARQWPERVVVMDGTQSAKALEEQIWGAVQLRLLDLQTS is encoded by the coding sequence ATGCCCAACAAGTCCAAACCCGCTGGCAAACTCATCTCGTTCGAGGGCTCCGAAGGCTCCGGCAAGTCCACGCAAATCATGCGTCTCGCCGAGCATCTCCAGAAACTCGGCCGCGAAGTCATCGCCACGCGCGAGCCCGGCGGCACGGAGATCGGCGAGCAAATCCGGAATATTCTCATCCACAACCACCGCGGCGACGAGATGTGCGCCGAGACCGAGCTCCTGCTCTTCACCGCCGCCCGCGCCCAGCTCGTTCGCGAGGTCATCGCCCCTGCCCTGCTCCGCGGCGCCGTCGTGCTCAGCGACCGCTACCTCGACTCGTCCACCGTCTACCAAGGCGTCGCGCGCAACCTCGCGCCCGACCCGGTGAACCAGATCAACCGCTTCGCCGTTGGCAACGTCATGCCGCACCTCACGATCGTTCTCGACGTGCCCACCGAGGTCAGCCTGCAACGCGTCCGCCAGCGCGCCTCCGATCTCCCCGACCGCATGGAGCGCGAGAACATCGAATTCTACAACAAGGTCCGCGAAGGCTACCTGCTCCTCGCCCGCCAGTGGCCCGAACGCGTCGTCGTCATGGACGGCACGCAATCCGCCAAAGCCCTCGAAGAGCAAATCTGGGGCGCCGTGCAACTCCGCCTCCTCGACCTCCAAACCAGCTGA
- a CDS encoding MotA/TolQ/ExbB proton channel family protein gives MLSLASAPLFLATTNIIEVFARCDPVGQVITTILLIFSVVAWSVMLGKNSELNKLRARNNQFEQRLREERKLLDLPESFRNMRSIPYADLFADASEAYWRAAAIGKEKGDDSLHARLEHAENAISRALARQVLRYEESMVWLATMVTVAPFMGLLGTVWGVMEAFSAVSVMQTASIQTLAPGVSAALLTTIAGLVVAIPSVVGYNVLLNKTKTLTTEIENYASTLADRIELEMQK, from the coding sequence ATGCTCAGCCTCGCCTCGGCGCCGCTTTTTCTCGCCACCACCAACATCATCGAAGTCTTCGCCCGCTGTGATCCGGTCGGCCAAGTCATCACCACCATCCTGCTGATTTTCAGCGTCGTCGCCTGGTCGGTGATGCTCGGCAAGAACTCCGAACTGAACAAGCTGCGCGCGCGCAACAATCAGTTCGAACAACGCCTGCGCGAGGAGCGCAAGCTGCTCGATCTGCCGGAGTCGTTCCGCAACATGCGCTCGATTCCCTACGCGGATCTTTTCGCCGACGCGTCCGAGGCTTACTGGCGTGCCGCCGCGATCGGCAAGGAGAAGGGCGACGACTCGCTGCACGCGCGCCTCGAACACGCGGAGAACGCCATCTCCCGCGCGCTCGCGCGGCAGGTGCTCCGCTACGAGGAAAGCATGGTGTGGCTCGCGACGATGGTCACGGTCGCGCCGTTCATGGGCCTGCTCGGCACGGTGTGGGGCGTGATGGAGGCGTTCAGCGCTGTGTCGGTGATGCAGACCGCGAGCATCCAGACGCTTGCGCCCGGCGTCTCGGCGGCATTGCTCACGACGATCGCGGGCCTCGTGGTGGCGATTCCGTCGGTCGTGGGCTACAATGTCTTGTTGAACAAAACCAAGACGCTCACGACGGAGATCGAGAACTACGCGAGCACGCTCGCGGACCGCATCGAATTGGAGATGCAGAAATAA
- a CDS encoding biopolymer transporter ExbD, with amino-acid sequence MARTFRRARAAHPISDLNVTNLIDLAFTLLIIFMISTPLIQSEQTVAVNLPVESKSEQARPDKDTRFETISIKADGTCTLGSKPVPIANLKKALATYAAEAKPPVFRIRMDQKATAQHFISVMDALKQNGLSKVTFDTQTP; translated from the coding sequence ATGGCCCGCACTTTCCGCCGCGCGCGCGCCGCGCATCCCATTTCGGATCTGAACGTCACCAATCTCATCGATTTGGCGTTCACGCTCCTGATCATCTTCATGATCTCGACGCCGCTCATCCAGTCGGAGCAGACGGTTGCGGTGAATCTGCCCGTCGAGTCGAAGAGCGAGCAGGCGCGTCCTGACAAGGACACGCGTTTCGAGACGATCAGCATCAAGGCCGACGGCACGTGCACGCTCGGCAGCAAACCAGTGCCGATTGCCAATCTGAAGAAAGCCCTCGCGACCTACGCCGCCGAAGCGAAACCGCCGGTCTTCCGCATCCGCATGGATCAGAAGGCGACGGCGCAGCATTTCATCAGCGTGATGGACGCGTTGAAACAGAACGGCCTCTCCAAGGTCACTTTCGATACACAGACACCCTGA
- a CDS encoding energy transducer TonB yields MRANSPSAYFASLLLHAAVAAIVAGLSLYIAQVQSQQRPPVIFDLVVGPPTAPGELVAPKLGNTLTAPKITPPVNAPIRQPEVAPQPEPVVETVKTPPPEDVMPTPPKETPKPKTKDVPKPKQTLTKEAKKVVDQMNNRRIVSYLNEKKKIDREIAKQEAARKAAEARAAKANAGVKGVDVKGIKDGVLQGSDTNTNGGGRGKALSREEADELLVYQTLLKNELKPIFDELKPTGVSDSLTADISFLMTANGEIGNVRVARSSGSAEFDQAAVASFKRLAWGKRRPDGKTSTWVLTFRMRDLD; encoded by the coding sequence ATGCGCGCGAATTCCCCCAGCGCCTATTTCGCCTCACTGCTGCTGCACGCTGCAGTGGCGGCGATCGTCGCGGGGCTATCGCTCTACATCGCGCAGGTGCAGTCGCAGCAGCGGCCGCCGGTGATCTTCGATCTCGTGGTCGGCCCGCCGACGGCGCCGGGCGAGCTCGTCGCGCCCAAGCTCGGCAACACCCTCACGGCGCCGAAAATCACGCCGCCCGTCAACGCACCGATCCGCCAGCCCGAAGTCGCTCCGCAACCCGAGCCGGTCGTCGAGACGGTGAAAACCCCGCCGCCGGAGGACGTGATGCCGACACCGCCCAAGGAGACGCCGAAGCCGAAGACCAAGGATGTGCCGAAGCCCAAGCAAACACTGACCAAGGAGGCCAAGAAGGTCGTCGATCAGATGAACAACCGGCGGATCGTTTCCTATCTGAACGAGAAGAAGAAAATCGACCGCGAGATCGCGAAGCAGGAAGCCGCGCGCAAAGCCGCGGAAGCCCGCGCCGCGAAGGCGAACGCTGGCGTCAAGGGCGTCGACGTGAAGGGGATCAAGGACGGCGTTCTCCAAGGCTCGGATACGAACACTAACGGTGGTGGTCGCGGCAAAGCCCTCTCCCGCGAAGAGGCCGACGAGCTGCTCGTCTACCAGACGCTGCTGAAAAACGAGCTGAAACCGATTTTCGACGAACTGAAACCCACCGGCGTCTCGGACTCGCTGACCGCCGACATTTCCTTTCTCATGACGGCCAACGGCGAGATCGGCAATGTGCGCGTCGCGCGCTCCTCCGGGAGTGCGGAATTCGATCAGGCGGCCGTCGCGTCGTTCAAACGTCTCGCCTGGGGCAAACGCCGGCCGGACGGCAAGACGAGCACGTGGGTGCTCACGTTCCGCATGCGCGACCTCGATTGA
- a CDS encoding site-2 protease family protein: protein MSFLLLLAYFGWEGWQEAGATGALWSLLVVTLFFGCVVLHELGHSLTARRYGVQVPRILLMPIGGMAEFDRIPRQPAAELLITIAGPAMNFVLVAVLLPLVWHDLWSEQSVPAYGSQMTLIQLALGNLVMGTFNLLPVFPMDGGRILRALLARKMDYLKATRRAVVIGKIAAPLLALAAAYFLHWYLLSALFIFIFFAGDAEYRMLLRREREAAYWTEWTQRMATAQAAAAANPDDPSPPPPPLIFHGPN, encoded by the coding sequence GTGAGCTTTTTGCTGCTGCTGGCCTATTTCGGCTGGGAAGGCTGGCAGGAAGCGGGCGCGACGGGGGCGCTGTGGAGTTTGCTCGTGGTGACGTTGTTCTTCGGGTGCGTGGTGTTGCACGAATTGGGCCACTCGCTGACGGCGCGGCGCTACGGCGTGCAGGTGCCTCGCATCCTCCTGATGCCGATCGGCGGCATGGCGGAGTTCGACCGCATCCCGCGTCAACCCGCGGCCGAACTGCTGATCACCATCGCCGGGCCGGCGATGAACTTCGTGCTCGTGGCGGTCCTGCTTCCGCTTGTGTGGCACGACCTCTGGTCGGAGCAGTCCGTGCCCGCCTACGGTTCGCAAATGACTCTCATCCAACTAGCGCTCGGCAACCTCGTGATGGGCACTTTCAATCTGCTGCCGGTGTTCCCGATGGATGGCGGGCGCATCCTCCGCGCGCTGCTCGCCCGCAAAATGGACTACCTCAAGGCCACGCGTCGCGCCGTCGTCATCGGAAAAATCGCCGCGCCACTGCTCGCGTTGGCGGCCGCCTATTTTCTTCACTGGTATCTGCTGTCGGCGCTTTTCATCTTCATCTTTTTCGCGGGCGACGCGGAATACCGCATGTTGCTGCGCCGTGAGCGCGAGGCGGCCTACTGGACGGAATGGACCCAACGCATGGCGACAGCGCAGGCTGCCGCCGCAGCGAATCCCGACGACCCTTCCCCGCCGCCACCGCCCCTCATTTTCCACGGTCCGAACTAA
- a CDS encoding sigma-54-dependent Fis family transcriptional regulator, with protein MSTDTPAPTILVIDDDTEVRYSLNRVLSSQRYRVQEAASGEEGVAAVKKQAPDVVLLDNRMTGMTGLETLQHIRAASPRQLVIFMTAYGTAQTAIEAMKYGAYDYVVKPFDPPKLLALVESALRTQADSKSASSYQPVVNSEEHKEGIVGTSPAMQEVFKAIGQFAASDASVMITGESGTGKELVARAIHRHSHRSAKAFVAVNCAAIPENLIESELFGHERGSFTGATAQRLGKFELCDGGTIFLDEIGDMTPTTQTKILRVLQEGEIQRVGGIETIKVNVRVVAATNKNLEVLVKEKKFREDLYYRLNVVRVKLPPLRKRVEDVPQIVDFFLQGLFKAKKTKVRKVSPEALALFCRYRWPGNVRELENVVYRSAVAATGDAILPRDLPDEVRQAGEQEELAADSSTSAPPSAPTETPADSSAGGAESIEELAARLLAAIATANPGNERAALAQLFGDKLPSAETPAPKRRAAKKH; from the coding sequence ATGTCCACCGACACTCCGGCACCCACCATTCTGGTCATCGACGATGACACCGAGGTGCGTTACTCGCTCAACCGCGTGCTCAGCTCCCAACGCTACCGCGTCCAGGAGGCCGCGAGCGGCGAGGAAGGCGTCGCGGCGGTTAAGAAGCAGGCGCCCGACGTCGTGTTGCTCGACAACCGCATGACCGGCATGACCGGCCTCGAGACGCTGCAACACATCCGCGCCGCGAGCCCGCGGCAGCTGGTGATCTTCATGACGGCCTACGGCACGGCGCAGACCGCGATCGAGGCGATGAAATACGGCGCCTACGATTACGTGGTGAAGCCGTTCGATCCGCCGAAGCTGCTCGCGCTCGTCGAGAGTGCGCTGCGCACCCAGGCCGACAGCAAGTCCGCCAGCAGCTACCAGCCGGTCGTGAATTCCGAGGAGCACAAGGAAGGCATCGTCGGCACTTCGCCCGCGATGCAGGAAGTCTTCAAAGCCATCGGCCAATTCGCCGCCTCCGACGCCTCGGTGATGATCACGGGCGAGTCCGGCACCGGTAAGGAGCTCGTCGCGCGCGCCATCCATCGCCACAGCCATCGCTCCGCGAAAGCGTTCGTCGCGGTGAATTGCGCCGCGATTCCCGAGAACCTGATCGAGAGCGAACTCTTCGGCCACGAGCGCGGTTCGTTCACCGGCGCCACGGCGCAGCGCCTCGGCAAATTCGAGCTCTGCGACGGCGGCACGATTTTTCTCGATGAGATCGGCGACATGACGCCGACCACGCAGACAAAGATCCTGCGCGTGCTCCAGGAAGGCGAAATTCAGCGCGTCGGCGGCATCGAGACCATCAAGGTCAACGTGCGTGTCGTCGCCGCGACGAACAAGAACCTCGAGGTGCTCGTCAAAGAGAAGAAGTTTCGCGAGGACCTCTACTACCGGCTCAACGTCGTCCGCGTGAAGCTCCCGCCGCTGCGCAAACGCGTCGAGGACGTGCCGCAAATCGTCGACTTTTTCCTCCAGGGACTCTTCAAGGCGAAGAAGACGAAGGTGCGCAAAGTTTCACCGGAAGCGCTCGCGCTGTTCTGCCGCTATCGCTGGCCGGGCAACGTCCGCGAACTCGAGAACGTTGTCTATCGCAGCGCCGTCGCCGCGACTGGCGACGCGATCCTGCCGCGCGATTTGCCCGACGAAGTCCGGCAGGCCGGTGAGCAGGAGGAACTGGCTGCGGACAGCTCGACGAGCGCTCCGCCGTCCGCGCCGACCGAAACACCGGCGGATTCGAGCGCGGGTGGAGCCGAATCGATCGAGGAGCTCGCCGCGCGTCTGCTCGCGGCGATTGCGACTGCGAATCCGGGCAACGAACGCGCGGCACTGGCACAGCTGTTCGGCGACAAACTGCCGTCTGCTGAAACGCCTGCGCCCAAAAGGCGCGCGGCCAAAAAACACTGA
- the galE gene encoding UDP-glucose 4-epimerase GalE: protein MKVLVAGGAGYIGSHCVRQLQAAGHQPVVIDNLVYGHRTAVAPDVPFYDVDFGDAAAIGRVFDAHAIDLVMHFAAYCYVGESVTDPIKYYRNNVAAPLTLLETMLKRGVRKFVFSSTCATYGIPQRMPITEDLPQAPINPYGQTKLDLENLLKALARSHGLSFAAFRYFNAAGASEDGVIGEDHDPETHLIPVAIGAAQGLRPALQVFGTDYPTPDGTCLRDYVHVDDLARAHIAAFDKLGAPGTQLFYNLGTGTPTSVLEVIKAVEKVSGLKVPVSYAPRRAGDPPALYADATKAKTELGWTPKYTHIDPIVATAWRWHQARPKGYGDRK from the coding sequence ATGAAAGTCCTCGTTGCCGGCGGCGCCGGCTACATCGGCAGTCACTGCGTGCGCCAGCTCCAAGCCGCCGGCCATCAACCCGTCGTCATCGACAATCTCGTCTACGGCCACCGCACGGCGGTCGCACCGGACGTGCCGTTCTACGACGTCGATTTCGGCGACGCCGCCGCGATCGGGCGCGTGTTCGACGCGCATGCGATCGACCTCGTGATGCACTTCGCCGCCTACTGCTACGTCGGCGAATCCGTCACCGACCCGATCAAGTATTACCGCAACAACGTCGCCGCCCCGCTCACGCTGCTGGAGACGATGCTCAAGCGCGGTGTGCGGAAATTCGTCTTCTCCTCGACCTGCGCCACCTACGGCATCCCGCAGCGGATGCCGATCACCGAGGACCTGCCGCAGGCGCCGATCAATCCCTATGGCCAGACCAAGCTCGACTTGGAGAATCTGCTCAAGGCGCTCGCGCGCTCCCATGGTCTGAGTTTTGCCGCGTTCCGCTACTTCAACGCGGCCGGCGCCTCCGAGGACGGCGTGATCGGCGAGGACCACGATCCGGAAACGCATTTGATCCCCGTCGCGATTGGTGCCGCGCAGGGTCTCCGCCCTGCCCTGCAGGTTTTCGGCACCGACTATCCGACGCCGGACGGCACCTGCCTGCGCGACTACGTCCATGTCGACGATCTCGCCCGCGCGCACATCGCGGCCTTCGACAAACTCGGCGCGCCCGGCACGCAACTCTTCTACAATCTCGGCACCGGCACGCCGACTTCGGTCCTCGAGGTCATCAAAGCCGTCGAAAAGGTCAGCGGTCTCAAGGTTCCGGTGAGCTATGCGCCGCGTCGTGCCGGCGATCCGCCGGCGCTCTACGCCGACGCCACCAAGGCGAAAACCGAGCTCGGATGGACGCCGAAATACACGCACATCGACCCGATCGTGGCGACGGCGTGGCGCTGGCATCAAGCCCGGCCCAAAGGCTACGGCGACCGCAAATAG